The Deinococcus koreensis genome window below encodes:
- a CDS encoding metallophosphoesterase, translating into MRAFILALPLVLSACAPVTAVTQPFPDTVARLPLGADPQRVRVVVMGDQGTGSQTQAQVAAAMREVCAREGCDLGVALGDNFYPAGPKDVQSPLFKERFADLYGPLKVPFLMVSGNHDESWLAGGDGADARGGEVQVAYSRLNPQWVMPARTYRAPVGRLVEFFTVATSPLAAYLAPRRATERPGGSWDTAQRAWLQGALGRSPARWKLVLGHHPLFSNSNHGDAGRYDNAAAPLQRGEAVRRLYGVACGKADLLLSGHDHALELFAPQPGCAGTWTLVSGAAGRASSPRVGRRPAAFEAYEQPGFMWLDVQPTALSLRVYTVDAAGHARLAHTQTLNPGP; encoded by the coding sequence ATGCGTGCCTTCATCCTCGCCCTGCCGCTGGTGCTCAGCGCCTGCGCGCCCGTGACCGCCGTCACCCAGCCCTTTCCGGACACGGTGGCCCGGCTGCCGCTCGGCGCCGATCCCCAGCGGGTGCGGGTCGTGGTCATGGGGGATCAGGGCACGGGCTCGCAGACGCAGGCGCAGGTGGCGGCGGCCATGCGCGAGGTCTGCGCCCGCGAGGGCTGCGATCTGGGCGTGGCCCTGGGGGACAATTTCTATCCGGCCGGGCCGAAGGACGTGCAGTCTCCCCTCTTCAAGGAGCGCTTCGCTGACCTGTACGGCCCGCTGAAGGTGCCGTTCCTGATGGTCAGCGGCAACCACGACGAGTCCTGGCTGGCCGGTGGCGACGGTGCCGACGCCCGTGGCGGGGAGGTTCAGGTCGCGTATTCGCGGCTGAACCCGCAGTGGGTGATGCCCGCCCGCACCTACCGTGCGCCCGTGGGCCGGCTGGTCGAGTTCTTCACGGTGGCGACCTCGCCGCTGGCGGCGTATCTGGCCCCCCGGCGGGCGACCGAGCGCCCCGGCGGCAGCTGGGACACGGCCCAGCGGGCCTGGCTGCAGGGCGCGCTGGGCCGCAGTCCGGCCCGCTGGAAGCTGGTGCTGGGCCACCACCCGCTGTTCAGCAATTCCAATCACGGCGACGCGGGGCGCTACGACAACGCGGCGGCCCCCCTGCAACGGGGCGAGGCCGTGCGGCGGCTGTACGGCGTGGCCTGCGGGAAGGCCGACCTGCTGCTCAGCGGCCACGACCACGCGCTGGAACTTTTCGCGCCCCAGCCCGGCTGCGCGGGCACCTGGACGCTGGTCTCGGGCGCGGCTGGCCGGGCGTCCTCACCCCGGGTAGGGCGGCGGCCGGCGGCTTTCGAGGCCTATGAGCAGCCGGGCTTCATGTGGCTGGACGTGCAGCCCACGGCCCTGAGCCTCCGGGTGTACACGGTGGACGCCGCGGGCCACGCGCGGCTGGCCCACACCCAGACCCTGAATCCCGGCCCTTGA
- a CDS encoding DUF805 domain-containing protein codes for MPFQIQNLASLGEESAAIPSGIGLISLILAVLYALAVFVPSLAVTVRRLHDTGKSGWWYLIGLIPLVGGLVLLVFTVLDSEPGSNRWGPNPKAHEGATPAANW; via the coding sequence TTGCCGTTCCAGATTCAGAACCTGGCGTCGCTGGGCGAGGAGTCGGCCGCGATCCCATCCGGAATCGGCCTGATTTCGCTGATTCTGGCCGTCCTGTATGCGCTGGCCGTGTTCGTCCCCAGTCTGGCCGTCACCGTCCGCCGCCTGCACGACACCGGCAAGAGTGGCTGGTGGTATCTGATCGGGCTGATTCCCCTCGTCGGCGGTCTCGTCCTGCTGGTCTTCACGGTGCTGGATTCCGAGCCCGGCAGCAACAGGTGGGGGCCCAACCCCAAGGCCCACGAAGGCGCCACGCCCGCTGCGAACTGGTAG
- a CDS encoding GNAT family N-acetyltransferase: MSAIPSLTIRPLTAADLSQTLPMLLDMGFVEDERALEARFPLLCAHPDWVLLGAFDGDTLLGYAAAQDYGPHLRSGDSHRTAKLHDLYTAPPSRRRGVGRALMTAMEAWARARGLRSLFWYANLREATPAYMGMGYAPGEEVQEGYRFFEIDFGEANTRIPHPERGS, from the coding sequence ATGTCCGCCATCCCGTCGCTTACGATCCGGCCCCTGACCGCCGCCGACCTCTCTCAGACGCTGCCGATGCTGCTCGATATGGGCTTCGTGGAGGATGAGCGGGCGCTGGAAGCGCGTTTTCCCCTCCTGTGTGCCCACCCGGACTGGGTGCTGCTGGGCGCCTTTGACGGCGACACGCTGCTGGGCTACGCGGCGGCGCAGGACTACGGCCCGCATCTGCGCTCCGGAGACTCGCACCGCACCGCCAAACTGCACGACCTCTACACGGCGCCCCCTTCCCGTCGCCGGGGCGTGGGCCGCGCCCTGATGACGGCGATGGAGGCCTGGGCCAGAGCGCGGGGGCTGCGTTCCCTGTTCTGGTACGCCAACCTTCGGGAAGCTACTCCCGCCTACATGGGCATGGGCTACGCCCCCGGCGAGGAAGTGCAGGAGGGCTACCGCTTCTTCGAGATCGATTTCGGTGAGGCGAACACCCGGATACCCCACCCGGAACGGGGCTCGTAA
- a CDS encoding DUF3291 domain-containing protein yields the protein MPLAQVNVGRILAPLDSDTMHGFTSRLDEINALADGWPGFLWRLQGEGDSATDLRPFEDDTILVNMSVWESLEALRDYVYRSDHLALLRARRQWFEPMTEAFTALWWVPAGHIPTTAEAWERITHLRAHGPTPRAFTFRQAFEAPPD from the coding sequence ATGCCCCTCGCCCAGGTCAACGTCGGCCGGATTCTGGCGCCGCTGGACAGCGACACGATGCACGGCTTCACCTCGCGCCTGGACGAGATCAACGCGCTGGCCGACGGCTGGCCGGGCTTCCTGTGGCGGCTGCAGGGCGAGGGGGACAGCGCCACCGACCTGCGCCCCTTCGAGGACGACACCATTCTGGTCAACATGTCCGTCTGGGAAAGCCTGGAGGCGCTGCGCGACTATGTGTACCGCAGCGACCACCTGGCGCTGCTCCGGGCACGCAGGCAGTGGTTCGAGCCCATGACCGAGGCTTTTACGGCGCTGTGGTGGGTGCCGGCCGGCCACATCCCGACGACGGCCGAAGCCTGGGAGCGCATCACGCACCTGCGGGCGCATGGGCCGACGCCGCGGGCGTTCACGTTCAGGCAGGCGTTCGAGGCTCCGCCGGACTGA